The genome window GTTTAAAGTAGGAAAAACACTCAAAATTCTTTGACAAATTTTAATAGTTATGCAGATATGCTATAGCTATCATAAgtacattacatataaattgtatatataccggtatatatgatatatacagtcAGGCATAAGCAATAGGTCTGATTAATGTGCTCTGATCCATGACAAATacttcattattatatatatactgtgtatgttaaatgtatttgaaataacaCAAGTGCAGGCTAAAAACAATTTTGAAGGAAAGCAGAAATAATTTCATAACATTTTTGGTGTTACCATGATTCCAAGCGACTGAAGTTGTAACAACTACTGATGCTGTTTACAGTAATAGCGTGAATATTCacttaatattacatgtatacatgtaaattaccCAATGCTAATTCTTGCTAATTGCATATCACAGTTCTCATATAAGTTTATTATGAAATGAATAAACTTGAATCAGTTTAGCACTTTGATTTTAGTACTTGTTCATTTATGATGTACCAGGTTTGTACAGTACTTTTGTCCATCATACTGATTTATGGAACACAGGCAGATTTAACAGATTTCCATACATCAGCATCAACTAATCTTAATCCACGTTCAACTCGTCTAGTCAACATTTCGGGGATGAATGCCCATCGATAAAACAAGTCTAGTTTGGGCAAATAGTCTGTGTTCCATCTACCTTTGTCGAAGAAAATTCTCTCAATGTGTGGATCAATATCTTCACCGAACCATACAACAAAGTCTATCTATTTCAAACCAGTCACATACATTTGACCCTGAACTTGTACAAAGTAGTTATGTTTTATGTCCAATGATATTTCAccatttttagattttttaaaataaaatgttggaTCTTTACATGCATCATCTCGTGTACAACCAATCTTACTGAATGGACACTTGCATTCAAGTCCACCATGTTTGTATTCTGCTGTTGGATCATATACAAATCCGTCCACACTTGCACCAAACCCAGGTCGATCTTTCGATAACATTATGCCTGCTCCTGATACTGACACATCacacccatctttgtgtttATGGTTTATATATGCTGCGATTGCATCGGACTCATTGTCTTTTCCATACTTTATGGCACAAGATGATGGGTTTCCATATAAAACTGACTTTAAAATACCATCTGGATTTTTACCACATTTCACAAATTTACCGAAATTAGATGAAGTCATTTTGTACTTATGTAGTTTTTTCCAATACTGACTATTTGACTGCTCCCGCGTTTCACTCTCTATCTGGGATATGTCCTGATCTGAAATCGCTTCACATGCAATGATTGGTTCAACATaatctttaagaaaatgttCATCTACTACCACATCatctgaaatatttgtatttatctcAACTAAAGGTAGATTGAATGGTGGATAATTTTCCTTGTGATCTATAATATTGTCAAACGAGGAAAATACAACTGATGTGTTCAGTGCTATGTTTACACTATCTAAAGTGTCCAGGAAAGCAGGTTCAACATCATTCACAGCTGGTTCATTGTGGTATAAAAAGAATGCTGATTTTGGTGCATACTCTTTCAggttttcaaataaatttgtaATGGCATGGTTGTTAACTGATCTATCTTGAGGAGCCCTTGGATCAAATTCTGTGACATTCGGTCGGTCTTTCTCAGTCTTACCAAATTTGAACTTCTTGATCTGTATGTCTTTCACCGGTTTTGGCTTTACCGTAAGGTTCCTGGGCACAATCCAACCATTTAACTTTGACGTACACGACACTTTCTGTGGATGATTTTGCAGTCCCTGGTCATGGAAGTGATTGATAGCAAAGAGAAGACCCCCAATATGGTTACATTTCCCAGCACCATTTACTCCAAgtctataaagaaaaaaatatgagaaTGTTATTAGAACCAAACCATCAACCTGGAAAAAAATCTGGATCAATCATTATTTTCTAATCAATTGAAAAATGATGGGTACTGAGATggaatgtataaatatatatatctggaCTTTGATTCATTCTACATCTACATATATGGAAGTAgaaatattaaatgtatatttttccattcattactacatgtacatggtataaatacagaatgtatatatattacatatcaaCTCAACACAGACGCACTTgtattataaacaaatgtatataaacatgtattcaAACACGATTAGGATACATCAACGTTTATGTGGACTTTTGTATACACTTACCCTGCAGGGCATTCACATGCAGCATAGACAATGTCGCCGTCATTCTCGAACACTGTAATGACACGGTATGTCTCGTGCTTCATAGAAGCTATCACTTTAGCTTTAACCCATGTGTTTTTCAAGTTTTTTGCAATTTCATATTGACGAATATGTCCCTCTTGAAAAAACTGATAGGATCGCATCTTCTTGTGACACACGCCCTTCATTTCGCCTTCTCCAAATTTTCTCGTCCTGGTCACTAGATATTCAAACAACTGATGAAAATTACACGGAGGTAACTGCCGTAAATCGGTTTGCCACTGTCTGTCATTTGCGGTTGCATTTAAGTCCGTATATGTTAGATCCTTTGACGTGTCCAGTAAGGAAAAGGGGTTGACGATCGTTGCGTTATCCTCGGCAGATTGACTGATTTTGACAGTCACTGGGCATTGATCTAGAGCATAACATCTAGCGACAAGCATAGCCTTGTTACCCGTTACACTTTCACCTTTCTTTctcaaaatatctttcaatttAATACACGACAATCGCCATAATGCCTCAAGAGCTGCCGGCATGTCCTGGTTACTAGCCATGTTTACGATGTTTTGACAGAAACCGGATGTAAGTCTTGCACCTCCAGCCTCTTTTTGACTTAGCTACTGCGGCTATTTTTACGCGAAGCAGCGATTGTGAAACTGGCCTATTTCATTGCATAAAACCTTATTATCGCTCAATTAAAGGTAGTATTATCTATGCTCTTGCCCAATAATTTTTTTACaagtttgtttgagttttacggcccatcgacaactaaggtcatttagggccaaactacaagtcatgcattaatatcaggataaaagttcagggtaagaaaaagcaagtaaggactaaaacacagattgtaaacgttaatttgataaaaaaaaaggtttgcatgggataaaataaatttggctaaaacacatgagaaaactcatgcacaatgttgatgaaacgatgaaatgttgagttgatacgatgtatgatgagaaaacgttcatattttgcttaaaataccgatctctttgagataattaaaaatacgattatgtctcacggcatgaaacaaagtgtacatgtcggagacatcgtagtatttatctcgtatgtgtttaaaatcaatacaatgcaataaaatatgctccactgtgagaggagaatcacatgcatggcatgtaggaggatcctcccctctcaatagataggaatgtgtaaaatatgtgtgtccagttcggagccgagagagaacaacttcctctctgcggtctctccgactggacagtttaggattaagtgtaggttgaattttaaacagtttattgtttgtttcggtagaccacctttgttgccaatggtgtttgatggctgactgaattgaaggtttgatgtcggtgtatggtagtttcaaatctgtttgtgctaggcgaagagcagtcttagctgcttcatcagcctgttcattcccctttatacccacatgactgggaatccagagataagtaatttgagttttagaagataatcgaaatgttcggattaaaagattgtggattagagtatttctagggcttcttgatttcaaagcctgaagaaccgaaagagagtctgaacagatgattgccttttcaatgcggtgttcttcgatatggtcaagcgccagaccgatagcacatgcttccgcagagaaaatggaggcaatatccgggagtcggatagaggagcagtgattagatgtacagcatgctgccgcaactttatcaccatcttttgatccgtcagtgtagatctgaacatggtcagggaaagccctaatgcactcccgaaaggaggatttgtgttcttcgggtaatgcactggattttgccctctcatgtagagattaattgatatcaggtgtttgaatgagccatggtggtacatccgatacggtgtactcgtcaatggtgtcgaaagttatatcaagttccagcaaaaattttgaaattctgatgccaaatgttggtatgagcttttgattttgtgtaaatatttcttgatgttgtggattgaatacaaggttaaatgcgggatttttggggttggatttcagttgagcagcatactgtaaggataatttctttcgtcgatcgtctagagatggctcattagcttccacatggagactcttcacaggtgttgttcgaaaagctccaagtgcgagacgcagtccctgattctgtatagggtcaagcatctgtagataggagctgcgagccgatccatagacaatagagccgtagtcaagttttgatctaataagtgcccgatagatacgtagaagcatttcacggtctgcaccccaatcagaatgggaaagaactcgtagaatgttcagcgccttcgagcacttatccttcagatgtttgatatgtggaacaaaggacagtttcgaatcaaatattagtccaagaaatttagtttgttcaactactggaattttaattccattgagtgtgaggtcaggatcattgtgaggttttcgtttttgacagaagtgcatacagacagtttttgatcttgaaaatctaaagccattttcgtcagcccaattttgtaatttgcctaaacattgttgtagttgccgttctatagtgtgcatgttttttgatctgtaacagatcaagaaatcatccacaaatagagacccttccgtagattggccaagacatttggttatgctgttaatttttagtccaaaaagtgtgacggacaagataccaccctgagggacgcccatctcctgtgtttctgtttctgaataagttgaacccgttcgaactttgaaatgcctgtcagatataaaatttgatataaactttggcaaattaccacgtataccgatatcatggagatcgttcatgattccatattgccaagttgtgtcgtatgccttttcaaggtcaaagaatacggcaacaagatgttctttcttggcaaatgcttctcgtataaatgtttctagtctaactaagtggtctaccgttcccctgcggtttctaaagccgctttgcaaaggacttaaaatattgtttgattcca of Argopecten irradians isolate NY unplaced genomic scaffold, Ai_NY scaffold_0515, whole genome shotgun sequence contains these proteins:
- the LOC138312904 gene encoding uncharacterized protein, which produces MPAALEALWRLSCIKLKDILRKKGESVTGNKAMLVARCYALDQCPVTVKISQSAEDNATIVNPFSLLDTSKDLTYTDLNATANDRQWQTDLRQLPPCNFHQLFEYLVTRTRKFGEGEMKGVCHKKMRSYQFFQEGHIRQYEIAKNLKNTWVKAKVIASMKHETYRVITVFENDGDIVYAACECPAGLGVNGAGKCNHIGGLLFAINHFHDQGLQNHPQKVSCTSKLNGWIVPRNLTVKPKPVKDIQIKKFKFGKTEKDRPNVTEFDPRAPQDRSVNNHAITNLFENLKEYAPKSAFFLYHNEPAVNDVEPAFLDTLDSVNIALNTSVVFSSFDNIIDHKENYPPFNLPLVEINTNISDDVVVDEHFLKDYVEPIIACEAISDQDISQIESETREQSNSQYWKKLHKYKMTSSNFGKFVKCGKNPDGILKSVLYGNPSSCAIKYGKDNESDAIAAYINHKHKDGCDVSVSGAGIMLSKDRPGFGASVDGFVYDPTAEYKHGGLECKCPFSKIGCTRDDACKDPTFYFKKSKNGEISLDIKHNYFVQVQGQMYVTGLK